GAAGATATTTCAATGTATTTTTCAGCTGACCAATTTGTACGTACTTTAAAAAATGAAGATTACTTAATTGATGAAGAATCGAAAGCAATTACTTTAACTCACTCAGGGATTGAAAAAGCTAATAATTTTTATCGTGTAGATAATATTTACCACATTGAAAACTCAGAAACTGTGCATCTTATTCAAAATGCTTTAAGAGCACATAAAGTTATGAAAATCGATGTTGAATACATTGTTAGAGAAGGGAAAATTGAACTTGTTGATGCTTTTACCGGAAGAATTATGGATGGTAGAAGTTATTCAGAAGGACTTCAACAAGCACTCCAAGCAAAGGAAATGGTTGAAATTGAGCCAGAAACTAAAACAATGGCAACTATTACTTACCAAAACTTCTTTAGGATGTTTAAAAAACTTTGTGGTATGACCGGAACTGGAAAAACTGAAGAGCAAGAATTTATTGACATTTACAACATCCGTGTTAATGTTGTGCCAACTAATAAACCAATTGCTCGGATTGATGAACCAGATTCAATTTTCTTTAGCTATGAAGATAAGTGAAAAGCTGTTGTTGAAAAAATTAAGGAACTTTATGAAAAAGGTCAACCAGTTTTAGTAGGAACTGCTCAAATTGAAGATTCAGAAATTCTTCACAAAATGCTTTTTGACGCAAATATCCCACATACTGTGCTTAATGCAAAACAAAATGCTTCTGAAGCTGAAATTATTTCACACGCTGGTGAGGTCAAATCAGTTACAATTGCTACTAACATGGCTGGTCGTGGAACTGACATTAAACCTACTCCTGAAGCAATTAAATTAGGAGGACTTTATGTTCTTGGAACTGATAAAGCTGAATCAAGAAGAATTGATAATCAGCTTCGTGGTCGTAGTGGTCGTCAAGGGGATGTTGGAACAAGTAAATTCTTTATTTCGCTTGATGATTCGTTAATGCAAAGATTCTCAAATTATGAAAGTTTTAAAGAAGCTTATTCAGATGAAGCTGGTAAAGAAATCACTAATAAAACTTTAAAAATGACATTTAATCAAGCGCAAAAGAAAATTGAAGGATTCAACTATGATTCACGTAAATCTGTGCTTAACTACGATGATGTTATTCGTCAACAACGTGATTTAATTTATTCACAAAGAGACCTTATTTTGACAAGTGATGATGTGGATTTTATCATTAGAAGAATGATTTTATCTTCAGCTAAAGTTTTTGTTAATAGACCTGAATTTTATACTGAATATGGAAACTTTAAATATGATGAACTTGCTAAATATTTAAATGAAAGAATTGGTAGAGTTTTAAATCATACTTTCTATGAAGAAGAGCTTCATAAATATCACGATAAAGAACTTCCTGAATATATTTCACAAGTTATGCTTACTATTTTTGATCAATGAAAAGCAAACGCTTTAGAAAAATTATCAAATGAAGAAGTTGAAGCAATTTTAAGAAACACCATTTTAAGAATCTTAGATTCGAAATGACAAGTACATATTAACAGAATGGACAAACTTCGTTCTAATGTAAATTTAGTTCAATACTCACAAAAAAATCCGTACCAAATTTATACTGATGAAGGAACTAAAATTTTCGAAGCAATGATTGAATCAATTGCTTATCGAACAATCCTTGCGGTATTCGCTAACGAAATTGGTAGAAAATCATTAATTACAAAGGAAATGAGACTTGATCCAATTTTCCAACAAATTAATTCTTCAATGCCTTTTGATCCAACTAAAACAGTTGAGGAATTTGAAACTGAATTAATCGACTTATACAATTCAATTAAACGTAGAATGACTGAAATTGAAGAAGAAGCTAAAAATAAAGAGCAAAATGCTCCTGAAAATGAACAAAAACCTGAATAACCAAGTTAAAGCTTGGTGCTTGAGTGTAATCTCCAGTGCAACAAAAATACCGTTCCTAACGCAATAGAAATGGTATTTTTGTTGCTTTTTTTCTCTTTTGTTTGTTCTTTTCAACTTTCTGCCTTTTGAAAAATCTTTAATTTTTATAATTTTTAATAAAAGCGAAATATTACTTAAATAAACACTGCTTTACCATTGTTTTTTAAATAAATTGCTTTTTTATTAATTATTTTTTCCTTTATAAAAAACCACAAAAACCAAGGAAACAAAAACACAAGAAAAAAAGCGTGGCGTATAGCCATGCCTTTTTTTCTTGTGTTTTTGTTTCCTCCCCCGCGTTGCAATGCAACTTACAATCGAGCACCAAGTTAAAGCTTGGTTATTTTTTACAAAAACACAAAAATTTTTTAATTTCATTGCACATTTTCATAAATTTTTTCTAAAAATATAATGGTACTTCAAAAGTAATAAAATTATTATGTAGAAAAAATAAATTAACTAATTTAAAAAAGATTTTTCTATATTTTTTTAATATTTTTACTTTTTAGGAGATTTTTTAAATATGTCTAAAACAATGAAAGCTTTTGTGGTGCGTTCACCAAAAAATTGAAGCGTTGAGGAAGTTGCAATTCCTGAACCAAAAGAAAAAGAAGTTTTAATTAGAATGGAAACAAGTGGAATTTGTCATACAGATTTACATGCTTCAAATTTTGATTGATTAGTGGAACCTAAATACCCATTAATTCCAGGACACGAAGGAATTGGTATTGTTGAAAAATTAGGCCCAGGATGTACACACTTAAAAGTAGGAGACCGTGTTTGTTTAGCTTGATTACATGATGCTTGTGGTCACTGTGAATTTTGTCTTAGTGGAAAAGAAACACTTTGTCCAAACCAAAATATGTCAGCTTATACAAAAGATGGTTCGTTTGCTGAATATGCAATTGGACATGAAGATTACGTAGGAGTTGTTCCTCAAAACTTAGATTTAATCAAAGGAGCACCAGTTGTTTGTGCTGGAGTTACAACTTACAAAGCTGTTAAACAAGCTAAATTACACCCTGGTGATTTTGTGGCTGTAATTGGAGTGGGAGGACTTGGTCAACTTGCAATCCAATATGCTAAAGCTATGGGTTACCGTCCAATTGGTATTGATTTAACTGATGAAAAAGTTGAATTAGCGCTTAAATCAGGTGCAGAATTTGCTTTCAATTCTAAAAAAGTTGATGCAGTTGCAGAAGTTATTAGAGTTACAGAGGGTGGAGCACACGGTGTTGTAAATACATCAGTTGCTACAGCAGCTGCTGTTCAAGGAATGGAAATGCTTCGTCGGGGAGGAAGACAAGTTCTTGTAGGACTTCCTGCAAAAGATAAACTTGGAAAAGATGAATTCCCGGTTTCTGTATTCTGAACAGTTCTTACAGAAAGAGAACTTGCTGGATCAATTGTTGGTACAAGAAAAGACTTAAAAGAAGCTCTTGATTATGCTGCTAGAGGACTTGTTGAATCAGAAGTAACACGCGTTGTTAAATTAGAAGAAGTTGCAGATATTTTTGAAAAATTAGAAAAAGGTGAATTTATCGGTAGAGCAGTTATCGATTTCCGTAAATAAGTAATAACATTAAACCAAGGGCATTGCTCCCTTGGTTTTTTCTTTGTTAAAATGCAAAATTATGCTATGATTATTTCGAGCCGACATTGAGGTAAAATGCTTTAATGTTAACAGCCTTGAAAAAGGCTATTTTTTTATTTTTATTTTTAAATTTATTATAATTTATTAACTTTATAAGTTAAATTTACGGAGGATATATGTTAGAAGTACAAAATTTAAGCAAAATTTTTAGTGATAAAAAGTTATTTGAAGGTGTTAATTTAAAATTTACTGAAGGTAATACTTACGGAATTATTGGTGCTAATGGTGCAGGTAAAAGTACCTTTTTAAAGATTTTGTCAGGTCAAATTGAACCAACAAGTGGTCAAATTATTCGTGAAAAAAATAAGAGAATTTCGGTATTAAGCCAGGATCATAATGCTTACGATGAAATGATTGTAACTGAAGTGGTTATTATGGGTAATACTGATTTATATGCTGTTAAAGAAGAAAAAGATGCAATTTATGCTAACCCTGAAGCAACAATGGAAGATTACGAAAGAGCTGCTGAACTTGAAGATAAATTCGGTGAATTAGGTGGATGAACTGCAGAAAATGATGCTCAAGAACTTCTTAGTAACTTATCAATTCCTAAAGAAAAATGAAGTATGCAAATGAAAGATCTTACAGCTAACCAAAAGATTAAAGTTCTTCTTGCTAAAGCTCTTTTTGGAAACCCTGATATTTTAATTATGGATGAGCCAACTAACCACCTTGATTTAAGAAGTATCAAATGACTTGAAAACTTCTTAATTGAATACCCAAATGTTGTTATTGTTGTTAGCCACGATAGTGACTTTTTAGACTCAATTTGTACACACATTGTTGATATTGACTACTCTGAAGCTAAAATTTACACAGGAAATTACTCATTCTGAAAACAATCATCTGAATTAGCTCGTGAAATGATGAAACAAAGCAACCTTAAAAAGGAAGCTCAAATTGAAAAATTAAAAGACTTTATTGCTCGTTTTAGTGCCAATGCTTCTAAATCAAAACAAGCTACATCAAGAAAAAAATCACTTGAAAAAATCCAACTTGATGAAATTAAACCTTCAAACCGTAAATATCCATTTATCCGTTGAGAAATGAATCGTGATCATGGAAAACAAATTTTAACAGTAGAAAACTTAACTTATAAAAATGAATTAGGCCAAACTTTATTTGAAAATGTTTCATTTACCTTAAGACCAGGTGAAAAAATGGTTATTGTTGGAGATGATGATATTGCTAAAACAAAACTTTTAGAAATTTTAGCAGGTGAAACACAGCCAACAAGTGGAACTGTTGAATGAGGACAAACAATCAAAACTACTTTCTTCCCAAACGAAAACAGTAAATTCTTTAAAAATGATGAAACTATTTTAGAATGAATTTCTAAATGACCACTTGAAAACACTGTTGAAGAAAATAGAGATGTTTCAGATTCAAGAATGCGTGGTTTTTTAGGAAGAATGCTTTTTAGTAATGATTCTGTATTTAAAAAAGTTGGAGTAACAAGTGGGGGTGAAAAAGCTCGTTTAATGTTTTCTAGAATGATGCTTTTAGAAAGTAACTTCATTATTTTAGATCAACCACTTGATCACCTTGATACTGAAAGCATTGACTCTGTAATTGAAGGGGTACAAGCATATAAAGGTGGAGCAATTTTCACAACATATAACCGTGCTTTTGTTAACCAATGTGCTGATGTTATTTTAGAACTTCAATCACCAACCAAGAGTTTTCTTTTTAGAGGTACTCTTGAAGAATACGAAGAAGTTATGGAGTATTAATGAATCGCTTTTTTGTGGATCAAAAAATTGATAATAAGTATTTTGAACTCTCAAAAGAAAATTTGGATCATTTAAAAGTGTTAAGAATTGGTGATAAACCATTTATTTGTGTTTATCAATCCAAATTCTTTGTTTGCAAGCAAGAAGGTACTAGGGCATATATTCTTGAAGAATTTGAAGAAAATCATGAACATTCTTTTCAGGTCGTGCTCTATATGCCTCTTATCAAATTAGAAAGATTTGAATGAGCACTTCAAAAAGCTACTGAACTTGGAGTTACAAAAATTGTGCCAGTTCAAACAAATTTCACTGACGGGGTGTTAGTGAAAAAGGTTAAATCGAAATGAGACAAATTTTCTCAAAGATGAAACCAAATTTTAAAAAATGCAGCTGAGCAAAGTTTTCGAAATATTATCCCAACTCTTAATGAAATTG
This genomic window from Mycoplasmopsis gallinacea contains:
- the secA gene encoding preprotein translocase subunit SecA, giving the protein MNKFTKFFEIKSTEMRIAERALKKINQLEKHVVDMSDEELKSQTAFFKDLLAKGHTLEEIRNDVFAVAREATKRVLGKRPYDVQILGGLLLDQGSVAEMKTGEGKTITSIAPVYLNALEGKGAIVSTVNEYLTERDAMEMGQVFNFLGLTVGINKAQMDPNSKRQAYAADITYSVHSELGFDYLRDNMVQNIKEKVQRGLNFCLIDEVDSILIDEAKTPLIISGGDSEDISMYFSADQFVRTLKNEDYLIDEESKAITLTHSGIEKANNFYRVDNIYHIENSETVHLIQNALRAHKVMKIDVEYIVREGKIELVDAFTGRIMDGRSYSEGLQQALQAKEMVEIEPETKTMATITYQNFFRMFKKLCGMTGTGKTEEQEFIDIYNIRVNVVPTNKPIARIDEPDSIFFSYEDKWKAVVEKIKELYEKGQPVLVGTAQIEDSEILHKMLFDANIPHTVLNAKQNASEAEIISHAGEVKSVTIATNMAGRGTDIKPTPEAIKLGGLYVLGTDKAESRRIDNQLRGRSGRQGDVGTSKFFISLDDSLMQRFSNYESFKEAYSDEAGKEITNKTLKMTFNQAQKKIEGFNYDSRKSVLNYDDVIRQQRDLIYSQRDLILTSDDVDFIIRRMILSSAKVFVNRPEFYTEYGNFKYDELAKYLNERIGRVLNHTFYEEELHKYHDKELPEYISQVMLTIFDQWKANALEKLSNEEVEAILRNTILRILDSKWQVHINRMDKLRSNVNLVQYSQKNPYQIYTDEGTKIFEAMIESIAYRTILAVFANEIGRKSLITKEMRLDPIFQQINSSMPFDPTKTVEEFETELIDLYNSIKRRMTEIEEEAKNKEQNAPENEQKPE
- the adhP gene encoding alcohol dehydrogenase AdhP gives rise to the protein MKAFVVRSPKNWSVEEVAIPEPKEKEVLIRMETSGICHTDLHASNFDWLVEPKYPLIPGHEGIGIVEKLGPGCTHLKVGDRVCLAWLHDACGHCEFCLSGKETLCPNQNMSAYTKDGSFAEYAIGHEDYVGVVPQNLDLIKGAPVVCAGVTTYKAVKQAKLHPGDFVAVIGVGGLGQLAIQYAKAMGYRPIGIDLTDEKVELALKSGAEFAFNSKKVDAVAEVIRVTEGGAHGVVNTSVATAAAVQGMEMLRRGGRQVLVGLPAKDKLGKDEFPVSVFWTVLTERELAGSIVGTRKDLKEALDYAARGLVESEVTRVVKLEEVADIFEKLEKGEFIGRAVIDFRK
- a CDS encoding ABC-F family ATP-binding cassette domain-containing protein → MLEVQNLSKIFSDKKLFEGVNLKFTEGNTYGIIGANGAGKSTFLKILSGQIEPTSGQIIREKNKRISVLSQDHNAYDEMIVTEVVIMGNTDLYAVKEEKDAIYANPEATMEDYERAAELEDKFGELGGWTAENDAQELLSNLSIPKEKWSMQMKDLTANQKIKVLLAKALFGNPDILIMDEPTNHLDLRSIKWLENFLIEYPNVVIVVSHDSDFLDSICTHIVDIDYSEAKIYTGNYSFWKQSSELAREMMKQSNLKKEAQIEKLKDFIARFSANASKSKQATSRKKSLEKIQLDEIKPSNRKYPFIRWEMNRDHGKQILTVENLTYKNELGQTLFENVSFTLRPGEKMVIVGDDDIAKTKLLEILAGETQPTSGTVEWGQTIKTTFFPNENSKFFKNDETILEWISKWPLENTVEENRDVSDSRMRGFLGRMLFSNDSVFKKVGVTSGGEKARLMFSRMMLLESNFIILDQPLDHLDTESIDSVIEGVQAYKGGAIFTTYNRAFVNQCADVILELQSPTKSFLFRGTLEEYEEVMEY
- a CDS encoding 16S rRNA (uracil(1498)-N(3))-methyltransferase, encoding MNRFFVDQKIDNKYFELSKENLDHLKVLRIGDKPFICVYQSKFFVCKQEGTRAYILEEFEENHEHSFQVVLYMPLIKLERFEWALQKATELGVTKIVPVQTNFTDGVLVKKVKSKWDKFSQRWNQILKNAAEQSFRNIIPTLNEIEKFSKALFDKEFINIIAHEKQKLTNESIFNSEKNVALFVGPEGGFSESEITLALENGAECISLGKRILRAETAAIALLAKLI